aaaaagaaaaagaaggaataaacaaacaaaatttattaaaaaaaattgataagcagtaatattaattaatataataattattttatttatttttttttttttgtgatcttatttcatataaatttaatatgcaATTAATGGTTGTTCCTGttgggtgaaaaaaaaagaaattatgattACAATATGCGTCAATGGACTTTGtctcatttttaaaatcacaacacttaataaatatcgttgtcgaaataaataataattagtaagaaatttatactgacattaaaagatatttcttgtgaatcgattaaaaagtataaactTTATATGAATTTGTGATAAGGATTagctttaataaaattttttttgttttgttttttttgttttctttctttctttttctttttttttttttttttttcacaaaatgaATTTGCCCCACTTTCAAAATCAACGAGAGCACATATAAACgcattaataatatgatactATATACGTTTGTTTCGTATCAAGAATTTACCAGATCTTGAATTTCTCGATCTGGCTTATAATGAATTGAACGAATTCGATTTGACATCGTTCGATCAAGTAGGAACATTATCCTCGTTCAAAGTCAATGTTAGTCATAATGTGATACCAAAATTGTGGATCAATAGTACGACCTTTACACCGCCAACTACAAGTACGTATGTCATATGTGATCAGAAAAATCTGAtccaaaaaattttcatatattatacgtagGATTGATTatagagggaaaagaaaaaaaaaaatctcttttcctATAAATAGCATTGCTTTCTTACTTTtcagatattatcttttttttttttatgtatatatatatatatataacataaaagaataaaaaaaaaaagagaaaaaaaaaatagaagcaaaaagaaaaaaaaatgatatttctcgTTTCAGTTGGTGGGAACGTTCAAGCCAACATCAAAGTATTAGATCtcagttataataatatatccgaCATTATGAAATACTATTTTAAACCGGTGGAATATTCTCTTAGTCACTTATACATGTCGCATAATCAACTGACCAATGTGACTCAAGGAATATTTGGCAATATGCCCCATCTCCAATGGCTAGATTTAAGTCACAACGATTTAATCGAGGTCGATTTCGATTGCTTTAGAAATACGAAGAATCTACAggtcttatttctttcgtggAATAACATCGTTGATATACCGGCTGAGGCATTGAgaccattaaaaaaattacgtatCGTTGATTTGTCCCATAACAAATTAAGAACTCTACCTGACAATATGTTCACGGATGCCACCATCGAGAGCCTTGATTTATCTCATAATCAATTTATGAGATTACCTGTTAAAACTATGTCAATATCTGCGGCATTGAGTTTGTCTATTTTAGATTTGTCTTGGAATATTTTGTCAGGCATTCACACGACCGATGCTATTTTTAGATTGAGAGTAagaataattctctctctctctctctctctctctatttctctctttatttattttttactctttGATTTTGATCAGCTCTgctattaataaacattatataaaatattgtatttattatcgattatcaaATTTTGATAATCTTTCATTGTTTGCTCGCTTGCTTGTTTGTTCgcttgtttatttgtttgttactatttttgtaatttttgtaatttttgtaatttttgttttttattttttagggATTAACGTGGATGGATCTTTCGTATAATCGTTTAGTTAGACTGGACGACGGAGTATTTTCCGATTTACCTTATTTGTCACATCTTGACTTAAGTCATAATAAACAATTGATATTAGAAACTCGTGGAAGAACATTTCACGGATTGGAggatacattattttatcttggtctaagtaatatttctttattgagcgtacgtattttattatgaatataaacagatagaaataacgagagaaaaagagagagagagagagagagagagagagagagagagagagagagagagaaaatgataaatataatatatggatatattttatcaaaaatataaaatattttctatgagtatcctttgattataaaatattatgatatattaatgaacACTTTGTACATTGattaatctttatatttaatcgtatatatacaagatGTCAAAAAAATATgggaacaaatttatattacatattactgagatcaaatgaatgaaaaaagtttatacAAACTTATCGTccaaaaattgatttattgacaaaaaaaaaatatatatatatatatataagatatttgtATGATTTATTCGTCGAATTAATGATTTGATTAACTGTCACAGTTGGCCTCTTCTAGATCACCTGACTTAACGTTtttgaatttctatttatGAAGTTCACGCAAAAGAAAgttcgtttataaaaatacgataaaaatggaagatagaatttttcaaaatgcattcaaaatacatttatcattatttctaatacaattggaatatttgattatttgaaTTCGGGGATCATTAATTCGACGAATGAAAGACCTGTATTCTTAcaggaaagagaaattttctaatatttctaataactggcacaataaattataaatatctttaaaaaatatatatatatatatatatttttttttttgataaaaaattttcaggatatagttttatataaacttttttttcatccattaAAACTCAACGATACTCAGGTATAAATTTGATCACATGCTTTTTCgacatcctgtatatatatatatacatatatattgcattgatattatataagaatgagaaaaaaatgcacgatagaaaaatattcgtaagaAATTAAGATAGATttgagattttattttcagGTACCGGAATTACCATTAACGCGATTACAAACTTTATATTTGGCACATAATGAATTGGCTTCGATACCGGCCGAAATGGCATCGAATTTAACGTCGTTACATTATTTGGATCTAAGTTATAATGATTTAACGGTGGTACCTTTGATCACGCACACACTTCCAGAATTGAAGACATTTAATCTTGCTAATAATCCGATCACGGCAATAACCAATACGAGTTTCTTAGGGGTGGCGGATAGCCTTGAAGAATTGGACATACGATGGTTATCTTTGTCGACGTTCGAAGtacacctttttcttttttcttttttcttttagcaagaaaataattatctcgcGACAAAATActctatatagaaaaaaactTTGCATccggatttttttttaaagattttaaaagacattttattttgttgtattATTGTATTGTTTTATAGGCAGGTGCACTTTGCAAGGCAACGAAATTACGTAGATTGTATATAACAGCTTATACgggtttaaaaaatttcaattttccaaATATACTGGAGTACAATCATGGCTTGAGGGATTTGTTGATTGACGTAAATATATGAAGAATTTACATTAACAATTGCCATATTTATGATCTATtatgttggaaactatgaaatcggcgtttttgtttagttatttatcttcattcaacgcccgtttcatagtttccaacctaatatttataaataaaataataataattatcattattattattattattattattattattattattattattattattaatattataggtTGAAAATGAGACGGATTTgcagaaagaaatgaaaggaaaatttccatttaaattgtataatattacgCTCACTGGGAAAgctttgaaaattattcattcggATATATTACGCGttagtaattaaatatatctttaccattatatttaattatttttaattgataagtttatttatttatttatttttttttcttctgtttttttttttttctttttttattcaaacatAACTCGATAGGGAATAAGAAATCCTCATTTACATTTTGGATTGTATAATACCAGCGTAAGTAGCGTGCcaaaagaaatgtttattaatgcTGAATGGGTAAGGAATATAACGATTGACCTTCACAATACTGATACGAGAACGCTTCATAATCCGTCCTCTGGTCATAAGCCTGGTGTACCGAGAAAACAATTTCTCATGAAGCTTAGACTCGCTGGTACTTATATGAATTGTGATTGCGATATTGGGTAAGATtcatatattgaattaatgattcataatataaataatttaataaataaatatatatatatatatatgtattatatttttaatatataacatatatttattattgtaaaataattcttttacgtgatttaaaaatatttttattaaataacatgtaataaaatggatattgatttaatatttaaaatgatttaggacatattcataattattcgatttgtattataattaataatgaataataatgaaaaattattttcagatgGATTGAAATGTGGCAGAGAAAGCATAGACAGTATCAAGAAGATAGATGCAATTCTTACggtgaatttaataatttcgaacGCGAGGAAGGCGACGAATTTAATTGTTGGGACAATGGCTGGGACGATGACCTTCGAGAGACCTTTTGtatgaacaaaaataacatGTCACTATCGAATGTCTTGAAAACAGAAATTGAATGTGGTTGGAGTACTGGGAGTTACGTTGACTCctctaatttattaatttttttgcttttcttgaTCATAGGaacgattttaaattaaatatctctttctctctctc
The window above is part of the Vespa velutina chromosome 24, iVesVel2.1, whole genome shotgun sequence genome. Proteins encoded here:
- the LOC124956983 gene encoding chaoptin-like isoform X1, which encodes MNLLTFMKLGYAMLIVTLLLMIWSSMVRTHELPVQYPPCFFNPLCTCSKAIPDLGIVSCYNVPMPRIPQPINSSKVFMLQLENNGLTFLQPQFLINTGLYKLQIKHNPLADIPDEAFLGLERSLWELELPYNRLFKVPNKSFRHLQKLRLLDLTGNKISNIAPEHWRGLEDSLQILRLGRNAIEKLPADAFAGLSSLEILDLRENTLKEIDTSVFRDGMAKLTHLYLNDNQLVYIPYAQLSSLKRMKVLDLSYNRISKMLHPLQEPELRGVQMSLDILRLDYNQIATLMPTDFQHFYKVNKTYLNGNPLAVIESGAFRDSRIKELYFSDCNLIDVNSADFTGLETSLELLDLSGNNITNLQNHIFQEFDFLRTLIFRDNRIDTFSPVEVFNGFQYSLYNLDLSGKENTVISLQDLRQMRNLRFLSISRMPEPTLVPENFLEFGMDIKELHIIQSNLNTIKNHAFTHVRGIKYLDFSENSISSIEDDAFSEVGNSLLTLRISHGLSNTITEIPNKPFKSLTNLQHLDFSNNKIKTMPDTSFHFLKRIKRIELQDNEIDAIPKGTFQGDIHSMLEEVNFAYNQIKSIQTHTFVDLLSLTTINLEDNAIKRIERRAFMNMNRLKYIDLRGNKINDITDEAFQNLPDLEFLDLAYNELNEFDLTSFDQVGTLSSFKVNVSHNVIPKLWINSTTFTPPTTIGGNVQANIKVLDLSYNNISDIMKYYFKPVEYSLSHLYMSHNQLTNVTQGIFGNMPHLQWLDLSHNDLIEVDFDCFRNTKNLQVLFLSWNNIVDIPAEALRPLKKLRIVDLSHNKLRTLPDNMFTDATIESLDLSHNQFMRLPVKTMSISAALSLSILDLSWNILSGIHTTDAIFRLRGLTWMDLSYNRLVRLDDGVFSDLPYLSHLDLSHNKQLILETRGRTFHGLEDTLFYLGLSNISLLSVPELPLTRLQTLYLAHNELASIPAEMASNLTSLHYLDLSYNDLTVVPLITHTLPELKTFNLANNPITAITNTSFLGVADSLEELDIRWLSLSTFEAGALCKATKLRRLYITAYTGLKNFNFPNILEYNHGLRDLLIDVENETDLQKEMKGKFPFKLYNITLTGKALKIIHSDILRGIRNPHLHFGLYNTSVSSVPKEMFINAEWVRNITIDLHNTDTRTLHNPSSGHKPGVPRKQFLMKLRLAGTYMNCDCDIGWIEMWQRKHRQYQEDRCNSYGEFNNFEREEGDEFNCWDNGWDDDLRETFCMNKNNMSLSNVLKTEIECGWSTGSYVDSSNLLIFLLFLIIGTILN
- the LOC124956983 gene encoding chaoptin-like isoform X2, whose protein sequence is MKLGYAMLIVTLLLMIWSSMVRTHELPVQYPPCFFNPLCTCSKAIPDLGIVSCYNVPMPRIPQPINSSKVFMLQLENNGLTFLQPQFLINTGLYKLQIKHNPLADIPDEAFLGLERSLWELELPYNRLFKVPNKSFRHLQKLRLLDLTGNKISNIAPEHWRGLEDSLQILRLGRNAIEKLPADAFAGLSSLEILDLRENTLKEIDTSVFRDGMAKLTHLYLNDNQLVYIPYAQLSSLKRMKVLDLSYNRISKMLHPLQEPELRGVQMSLDILRLDYNQIATLMPTDFQHFYKVNKTYLNGNPLAVIESGAFRDSRIKELYFSDCNLIDVNSADFTGLETSLELLDLSGNNITNLQNHIFQEFDFLRTLIFRDNRIDTFSPVEVFNGFQYSLYNLDLSGKENTVISLQDLRQMRNLRFLSISRMPEPTLVPENFLEFGMDIKELHIIQSNLNTIKNHAFTHVRGIKYLDFSENSISSIEDDAFSEVGNSLLTLRISHGLSNTITEIPNKPFKSLTNLQHLDFSNNKIKTMPDTSFHFLKRIKRIELQDNEIDAIPKGTFQGDIHSMLEEVNFAYNQIKSIQTHTFVDLLSLTTINLEDNAIKRIERRAFMNMNRLKYIDLRGNKINDITDEAFQNLPDLEFLDLAYNELNEFDLTSFDQVGTLSSFKVNVSHNVIPKLWINSTTFTPPTTIGGNVQANIKVLDLSYNNISDIMKYYFKPVEYSLSHLYMSHNQLTNVTQGIFGNMPHLQWLDLSHNDLIEVDFDCFRNTKNLQVLFLSWNNIVDIPAEALRPLKKLRIVDLSHNKLRTLPDNMFTDATIESLDLSHNQFMRLPVKTMSISAALSLSILDLSWNILSGIHTTDAIFRLRGLTWMDLSYNRLVRLDDGVFSDLPYLSHLDLSHNKQLILETRGRTFHGLEDTLFYLGLSNISLLSVPELPLTRLQTLYLAHNELASIPAEMASNLTSLHYLDLSYNDLTVVPLITHTLPELKTFNLANNPITAITNTSFLGVADSLEELDIRWLSLSTFEAGALCKATKLRRLYITAYTGLKNFNFPNILEYNHGLRDLLIDVENETDLQKEMKGKFPFKLYNITLTGKALKIIHSDILRGIRNPHLHFGLYNTSVSSVPKEMFINAEWVRNITIDLHNTDTRTLHNPSSGHKPGVPRKQFLMKLRLAGTYMNCDCDIGWIEMWQRKHRQYQEDRCNSYGEFNNFEREEGDEFNCWDNGWDDDLRETFCMNKNNMSLSNVLKTEIECGWSTGSYVDSSNLLIFLLFLIIGTILN